One segment of Nostoc piscinale CENA21 DNA contains the following:
- the metG gene encoding methionine--tRNA ligase, whose amino-acid sequence MNLVDKTDQTFALTTPLYYVNDVPHIGSAYTTIAADVVARYQRLKGHRVLLITGTDEHGQKIQRSAESLGKAPQEFCDGIVPSFVTLWEKLNIQYDRFSRTTAPRHAAIVKEFFGRVWQKGDIYQGQQKGWYCVACEEFKEERELLDGKRCPIHTNKEVEWRDEQNYFFRLSKYQTQLEEFYQSHPDFIQPESRRNEVLSFVSRGLQDFSISRINLDWGFPVPSDPNQTLYVWFDALLGYVTALLEPDAEPTLANALATWWPINLHLIGKDILRFHAVYWPAMLMSADLPLPNRVFGHGFLTKDGQKMGKALGNTLDPIALVERYGSDAVRYYFLKEIEFGKDGDFNESRFINVLNADLANDLGNLLNRSLNMVKKYCAGNQVSVSDETISAANPLKTIGLHLGEQVQQAYQALAFNQACEAVLSLVQASNKFIDEQAPWSLYKQGQQQEVEKVLYAVLESVRLSAYLLSPVIPNISSEIYQQLGFGINFNEQNQTTTAAPFSIHSQWGLLSNKQLLGNPQPIFKRIEPPKND is encoded by the coding sequence ATGAACCTAGTGGATAAAACAGACCAAACATTTGCACTGACAACACCCCTCTACTATGTAAACGATGTCCCTCATATTGGAAGTGCTTATACAACTATTGCCGCAGACGTAGTGGCTAGATATCAGAGACTCAAGGGACATCGTGTCCTGTTAATTACAGGTACAGATGAACATGGGCAGAAAATTCAACGTTCAGCAGAGTCTTTAGGCAAAGCGCCCCAAGAATTTTGTGATGGGATTGTTCCCAGTTTTGTCACCTTATGGGAGAAATTAAACATTCAATATGATCGCTTTAGTCGCACAACTGCGCCGCGACATGCAGCGATTGTTAAAGAATTTTTTGGGCGCGTTTGGCAAAAAGGTGATATCTACCAAGGGCAGCAAAAAGGCTGGTATTGCGTAGCCTGCGAAGAATTTAAAGAAGAAAGAGAATTATTAGACGGTAAGCGTTGCCCGATTCATACCAATAAAGAAGTTGAGTGGCGAGACGAACAAAATTATTTCTTTCGCTTATCTAAATACCAAACCCAATTAGAAGAGTTTTATCAATCGCACCCAGATTTCATTCAACCCGAAAGCCGTCGCAATGAAGTTTTAAGCTTTGTCAGCCGAGGTTTGCAAGATTTTTCCATCTCCCGGATTAATCTTGACTGGGGTTTTCCTGTTCCGAGTGATCCTAACCAAACTTTATATGTCTGGTTTGATGCGTTGCTGGGTTATGTTACGGCATTATTAGAACCCGATGCTGAACCAACCTTAGCCAACGCTTTAGCAACATGGTGGCCGATTAACTTACATTTAATCGGCAAAGATATTCTGCGTTTTCATGCAGTTTACTGGCCAGCAATGCTAATGTCGGCAGACTTACCGTTACCAAATAGAGTATTTGGGCATGGATTTTTGACCAAAGATGGTCAAAAAATGGGGAAGGCGCTGGGTAATACCCTTGATCCGATCGCTCTAGTTGAGAGATATGGTAGTGATGCGGTTCGTTATTACTTTCTTAAGGAAATCGAATTTGGCAAAGATGGCGACTTTAATGAAAGTAGATTCATCAACGTTTTAAATGCAGATTTGGCAAATGATTTAGGTAATTTGTTAAATCGCTCCTTGAACATGGTGAAGAAATACTGTGCTGGCAATCAAGTGTCAGTTTCAGATGAAACCATTTCTGCGGCAAATCCTTTGAAAACAATTGGCTTACATCTAGGGGAACAGGTACAACAAGCATATCAAGCACTAGCTTTCAACCAAGCCTGCGAAGCTGTTCTGTCATTGGTACAAGCCAGTAATAAGTTTATAGATGAACAAGCACCTTGGTCACTATATAAACAAGGACAGCAGCAGGAAGTAGAAAAAGTGCTTTATGCAGTTTTGGAATCAGTCAGGCTGTCAGCATATCTTCTTTCACCAGTTATCCCCAATATCAGTAGCGAGATTTATCAGCAACTGGGTTTTGGAATCAACTTTAACGAACAAAATCAAACAACAACTGCTGCCCCATTTTCCATTCATTCCCAATGGGGGTTACTATCTAATAAACAACTGTTGGGGAATCCTCAACCAATTTTTAAACGCATAGAACCTCCGAAAAACGATTAG
- a CDS encoding M50 family metallopeptidase, with product MKEPSKDFATLLSTEAPPEVERMGLTWLVAAAIATAVLWQVPGGDYILYPFTILATWFHEMGHGLMALVLGGQFHKLEIFSNGSGVATYSIVRSLGPLGPGLVAAAGPMGPPIAGAALILASRSFKAASLSLKILGSFLLLSTLIWVRSWFGLLAVPLLGLIILGISLKAPRWMQGFAIQFLGVQACVSTYHQLDYLFSYSAGYLGLSDTAQMQRYLLLPYWFWGGLMAIASLVILIQSLRIAYRSA from the coding sequence ATGAAGGAACCAAGTAAAGATTTTGCAACTTTGCTCTCGACAGAAGCCCCACCAGAGGTAGAACGTATGGGGTTGACGTGGTTAGTTGCAGCTGCGATCGCTACGGCTGTGTTGTGGCAAGTTCCCGGCGGCGACTATATTTTATACCCGTTCACCATTTTGGCAACTTGGTTTCACGAAATGGGACACGGTTTGATGGCGCTGGTGTTGGGCGGACAGTTTCACAAGTTGGAAATTTTTAGCAATGGTTCTGGTGTAGCTACTTATAGCATCGTCAGATCACTAGGCCCCCTTGGCCCAGGTTTAGTCGCTGCGGCTGGGCCAATGGGGCCGCCAATTGCTGGTGCAGCTTTGATTCTGGCTTCGCGCAGTTTTAAAGCCGCATCTTTGAGTTTAAAAATTTTAGGTAGTTTTCTATTGTTATCTACATTAATTTGGGTGCGTTCTTGGTTTGGTTTGTTGGCAGTTCCCTTATTAGGGTTAATTATTCTTGGTATTTCTTTAAAAGCGCCACGTTGGATGCAGGGTTTTGCTATTCAATTTTTGGGTGTCCAAGCTTGCGTGAGTACTTATCACCAACTCGATTATTTATTTAGTTATAGTGCTGGTTATTTGGGGCTATCTGACACAGCCCAAATGCAAAGATATTTACTTTTACCTTATTGGTTTTGGGGCGGCTTGATGGCGATCGCTTCTTTGGTTATCTTGATTCAAAGTCTCCGCATTGCCTATCGTTCAGCGTAA
- a CDS encoding DUF4279 domain-containing protein has protein sequence MGFFLTFNTSGVYRVKRCAGVSLEYQINTLFDQLPVDLGIWHKLTTKFDADLFCGLWLKQWNRGLDFSPQTLQRISDRGLSLSLDIYFNYDEKES, from the coding sequence ATCGGGTTTTTCTTAACATTCAACACTTCTGGGGTATATCGTGTTAAAAGATGTGCAGGTGTCAGTCTTGAATATCAGATCAATACTTTATTTGACCAATTACCTGTGGATCTTGGTATATGGCACAAACTGACGACTAAGTTTGATGCTGATTTATTCTGCGGATTATGGTTGAAGCAGTGGAATCGTGGACTTGATTTTTCACCGCAAACGCTTCAGCGAATTAGTGACAGAGGTTTGAGTCTTAGTCTAGACATTTACTTTAATTATGATGAGAAGGAGTCTTGA
- a CDS encoding Uma2 family endonuclease: MTSALTPNQRSEVFYPSSDGEPVAESYAHLCVLLATLEMLRQYLAGQQATVLANQFLYYAQGFPKLRVAPDVMVIFNVAPGGRDNYKVWEEGEVPSVIFEMTSAGTKNHDQEFKKTLYEQLGVKEYWLFDPRGEWVQGQLRGYRLRQDSYELITDNRSEPLGLRLQVEGELISFYREDTGEKLLNPTEQAQALREAQQRIDAEALARQEAEQQVEQLKQRLREMGIDPEQIEQE, translated from the coding sequence ATGACCTCAGCCTTGACTCCAAATCAACGCTCAGAAGTGTTCTATCCTAGTTCCGATGGTGAACCAGTGGCAGAAAGCTATGCTCATTTATGTGTATTACTGGCGACACTAGAAATGCTGCGCCAGTATTTAGCAGGACAACAAGCAACAGTCCTTGCCAATCAATTTCTCTACTACGCTCAAGGTTTTCCTAAGTTGCGCGTTGCCCCAGATGTAATGGTAATTTTTAATGTCGCGCCTGGTGGTCGAGATAACTATAAAGTTTGGGAAGAAGGGGAAGTTCCATCTGTGATTTTTGAGATGACTTCGGCAGGGACGAAAAATCACGACCAGGAATTTAAGAAGACTTTATACGAGCAACTTGGTGTTAAAGAATATTGGCTTTTTGACCCCAGAGGCGAATGGGTGCAGGGACAGTTGCGGGGTTATCGGTTGCGGCAAGATTCTTATGAGTTGATTACCGACAATCGCAGTGAACCATTGGGTTTGCGGTTGCAGGTAGAAGGAGAACTGATTAGTTTTTACCGAGAAGATACAGGTGAAAAGTTGTTGAACCCCACAGAACAGGCGCAAGCACTACGTGAAGCACAACAAAGAATAGATGCAGAAGCTTTAGCTCGACAAGAAGCTGAACAGCAGGTAGAGCAATTAAAGCAACGCCTCCGAGAAATGGGTATTGATCCTGAGCAAATTGAACAGGAATAG
- a CDS encoding FHA domain-containing protein, producing the protein MIVCPNCNHPNPNGAVQCEACYTPLPATSNCPNCGATVQADAAFCGQCGFNLHAAAAPAPVSAAAVAPTVAPEVPVQVPPLVTPDPLLDLLQPDALGINQQPAPVPVAPPAAVESAPPSPPPVAAAPAPEPEPEPAPEPAPAPEPEATVPAPVPVQAPAGVARTQLQQVTARLVHIQSDREIELPQSLSVIHMGKPNDRIPPDIDVSGFSNSEIVSRIHADIRVEGDAFYVEDVGSSNGTYINNLPLLPGNRHRLRPGDRISLGKGDLVTFIFQLT; encoded by the coding sequence ATGATCGTCTGCCCGAATTGCAATCATCCCAATCCCAACGGCGCTGTCCAGTGCGAAGCTTGCTATACGCCTTTACCAGCGACTAGTAACTGTCCCAACTGTGGAGCAACGGTACAGGCTGATGCTGCTTTCTGCGGTCAATGTGGGTTTAATCTCCATGCTGCTGCTGCACCTGCTCCTGTTTCTGCTGCGGCTGTTGCTCCTACAGTTGCTCCCGAAGTTCCTGTGCAAGTACCGCCATTAGTGACACCAGATCCGCTATTGGATCTGTTACAACCAGACGCACTAGGAATTAATCAACAACCTGCACCTGTACCTGTCGCACCACCAGCAGCAGTAGAAAGCGCACCTCCATCTCCACCGCCTGTAGCTGCTGCACCTGCGCCCGAACCAGAACCAGAACCTGCACCAGAACCCGCACCCGCACCAGAACCAGAAGCAACAGTACCCGCACCTGTACCTGTACAAGCACCCGCAGGTGTGGCGAGAACTCAGTTACAACAGGTAACAGCGCGGTTAGTTCACATTCAAAGCGATCGCGAAATTGAATTACCCCAAAGTCTTTCGGTAATTCACATGGGTAAACCTAATGACCGCATCCCCCCCGATATTGATGTTTCCGGGTTTAGTAATTCAGAAATTGTCTCTCGCATCCACGCAGATATTCGTGTTGAGGGAGATGCTTTCTATGTCGAAGATGTCGGTAGTTCTAATGGCACTTATATTAACAACTTGCCATTATTACCAGGCAACAGACACCGTCTCCGCCCAGGCGATCGCATCAGCCTCGGTAAAGGCGACTTGGTAACATTTATCTTCCAGCTAACGTAA
- the pgl gene encoding 6-phosphogluconolactonase, with amino-acid sequence MNKQVEVLSDQSALIARSLELILSKLETAIAQRGQFTIALSGGSTPKPLYEAIATKDLPWDKIHVFWGDERYVPPDHPDSNELMARRAWLDRVDIPAANIHAMPTLDADPALSAAKHEQDLQEFFHSAPGEFPSLDVILLGMGDDAHTASLFPHTEALKVSDRLVTVGNKDGNPRITFTYPLINAARSVIFVVAGANKRPALAKVFAPQADDFSYPSRLIRPQGELWWLLDAAAGAELPA; translated from the coding sequence ATGAATAAACAGGTAGAAGTTCTATCAGATCAGTCTGCGCTGATAGCGCGATCGCTGGAGTTAATTTTATCGAAGTTGGAAACCGCCATTGCTCAACGGGGGCAATTCACGATTGCCTTATCTGGTGGTAGTACACCCAAGCCTTTATATGAAGCGATCGCTACAAAAGATTTGCCTTGGGATAAAATTCACGTCTTTTGGGGTGATGAGCGTTACGTCCCCCCAGATCATCCCGATAGCAACGAATTAATGGCGCGGCGTGCATGGTTAGACCGTGTTGATATCCCCGCCGCCAATATTCACGCTATGCCAACTTTAGACGCTGATCCAGCTTTATCGGCTGCCAAGCATGAACAGGATTTACAAGAATTTTTTCATTCTGCTCCCGGCGAGTTTCCATCATTAGATGTAATTTTGCTGGGTATGGGAGATGATGCCCATACTGCATCTTTATTTCCCCACACCGAAGCATTAAAAGTGAGCGATCGCTTAGTGACTGTGGGTAATAAAGATGGCAATCCCCGCATCACCTTTACTTACCCCTTGATCAACGCTGCTCGTAGCGTGATTTTTGTAGTGGCTGGTGCTAATAAACGTCCAGCCTTAGCCAAAGTCTTTGCCCCCCAAGCCGATGACTTTAGTTATCCATCTCGCTTAATTCGTCCCCAAGGGGAACTTTGGTGGCTACTAGATGCGGCGGCTGGGGCGGAATTGCCAGCTTAA
- a CDS encoding P-loop NTPase fold protein has translation MVDSTNIFHSGVNRREAENIIHKFLNNKDYKVLAVKGKWGIGKTHLVRSCLDEHQRNYYLYASVFGISSIEHLKARIVANYQKNLKPKPIQNISEFINRNSGRLEKTPKLDFGLSGSLLAMGGDLLLEIFFNLNVNENSIICIDDIERKSQLKLDEILGFVEYLVQELKCKIILIYSDDNLDNDSKDILKTYREKVIDREFTLAPTVEENLDFIFKDHPDKEVIKSVFINTHTNNIRVLRKTRWLIDELSPLIKDWQPGLRNQVIKNIVVINLLIIDTEFRKDSSITIDSILSLTDSSKYKNNDNFEEQIKLIKQLYKLGYNSLEIDEIIINSVEKSLSSSNEIEFIKRGKILNDREEKNQVIEKLRNLHKPYYNSFGNSEQEIREGIINFLEENHLYLSISEFEQVEQYASIQKC, from the coding sequence ATGGTGGACAGTACAAATATATTTCATTCTGGGGTGAATCGAAGAGAAGCAGAAAATATTATTCATAAATTCTTAAACAATAAAGACTATAAAGTATTAGCTGTCAAAGGAAAATGGGGTATTGGAAAAACCCATCTAGTACGAAGTTGTTTAGATGAACATCAAAGAAACTATTATTTGTATGCTTCTGTTTTTGGTATTTCTTCAATTGAACACTTGAAAGCAAGAATAGTTGCTAATTACCAGAAAAATCTCAAACCTAAACCAATTCAAAATATTTCTGAATTTATCAACCGTAACTCTGGAAGATTAGAAAAAACTCCAAAACTTGACTTTGGATTATCAGGTTCATTACTTGCTATGGGTGGTGATTTATTGCTTGAGATATTTTTTAATTTAAACGTAAACGAGAATTCAATTATATGTATTGACGATATTGAAAGAAAATCTCAGCTTAAACTAGATGAAATACTTGGCTTTGTTGAATATCTAGTTCAGGAATTAAAATGTAAAATAATTTTAATTTATAGTGATGATAATCTAGATAACGATTCTAAAGATATCTTAAAGACTTATAGAGAAAAAGTAATTGATAGAGAATTTACTCTCGCTCCAACAGTAGAAGAAAACTTAGATTTTATCTTTAAGGATCATCCTGATAAAGAGGTAATAAAATCAGTTTTTATAAATACTCATACAAACAACATTCGTGTTCTCCGTAAAACTAGATGGCTGATTGATGAACTTAGTCCTTTAATAAAAGATTGGCAGCCTGGTTTACGTAATCAAGTTATAAAAAATATTGTTGTTATTAATTTATTAATAATCGATACGGAGTTTCGTAAAGATTCTTCCATTACTATAGACAGTATATTATCTTTAACAGACTCTTCAAAATATAAAAATAACGACAATTTTGAGGAACAAATTAAACTTATAAAACAATTATATAAGCTAGGATATAACTCTCTAGAAATTGATGAGATTATAATCAATTCAGTAGAAAAATCGCTGTCTAGTTCTAATGAAATAGAGTTTATTAAAAGAGGAAAAATTCTTAATGATAGAGAGGAAAAAAATCAAGTTATTGAAAAATTGCGTAACCTTCACAAGCCGTATTATAATTCATTTGGAAATTCTGAACAAGAAATCCGGGAGGGAATTATAAATTTTCTTGAAGAGAATCATTTATATTTAAGTATTTCTGAATTTGAACAAGTTGAACAATATGCTTCAATTCAGAAATGTTGA
- a CDS encoding alpha/beta fold hydrolase translates to MPEVELKPCFLTPKRVQPEYPLFVYLPGMDGTGELLRSQTSGLETGFDVRCLAIPRKDLTTWEELTNNVLDLIHAELEKSSQRSVYLCGESFGGCLAMKVATKAPHLFKRIILINPASAFRLRPFLDWASQLSCLVPESLYDIGALGLLPFLASLERMTRSDRHELLKTMRSVPSVTVNWRLALLREFAVDNDQLRRLTQPILLIAGAGDRLLPSVTEVRRIAAILPKSQVLILPNSGHACLLEKDISLYEILQNNNFLETPNQKVYKLPVKELG, encoded by the coding sequence ATGCCAGAAGTTGAGTTAAAGCCATGTTTTCTGACTCCGAAACGAGTCCAACCAGAGTATCCGCTGTTTGTTTATTTACCGGGAATGGATGGGACTGGTGAGTTATTGCGATCGCAAACATCGGGACTAGAAACTGGCTTTGATGTTCGCTGTTTGGCGATCCCCAGAAAAGACTTAACGACTTGGGAAGAGTTAACTAATAACGTCTTGGACTTAATTCATGCAGAATTAGAGAAAAGTTCCCAAAGGTCAGTTTATTTGTGTGGAGAATCGTTTGGCGGCTGTTTAGCGATGAAAGTAGCCACCAAAGCCCCGCATTTATTTAAACGGATTATTCTGATTAACCCCGCCTCAGCTTTTCGCCTGCGTCCATTTTTAGATTGGGCATCCCAGCTATCATGCTTAGTCCCAGAATCTTTGTATGATATTGGTGCATTGGGTTTATTGCCATTTCTGGCATCTTTAGAACGTATGACCAGAAGCGATCGCCACGAACTCTTAAAAACCATGCGTTCTGTCCCATCAGTAACAGTCAATTGGCGATTGGCTTTATTGCGAGAATTTGCAGTGGATAATGACCAATTACGCCGCCTCACTCAGCCGATATTGTTAATTGCTGGTGCAGGCGATCGGCTTTTACCTTCTGTGACAGAAGTGAGGCGAATAGCTGCTATTTTACCTAAATCTCAGGTTTTAATTCTTCCCAATAGCGGTCACGCCTGTTTGCTAGAGAAAGATATCAGTCTCTATGAGATTCTGCAAAACAACAACTTTTTGGAAACTCCGAATCAAAAGGTATACAAATTACCAGTGAAGGAATTAGGTTGA
- a CDS encoding IS4 family transposase → MIINRFPKIVKDILSQLPKNDYPVLNSRLFVECWLSYVLDNSLTSMRDVFKRLNNTGYPVDISTFSKANLHRSQQPFQEIYEKLNKLVQQVNNKKLHDKYAICPIDSTIITLTSKLLWILGFHQVKLFSSLNLATGTPEDNFINFGHNHDYNFGSKMLSNLPTDAVGVMDRGFAGFKFIQELVQDKKYFVLRIKNNWKLEFQESTGLIKIGASHDANAYRVVSFCDLETQTEFRLVTNLPATGETAVSDDEIRDIYRLRWSVELLWKFLKMHLKLDKLITKNLNGITIQIYTSLIAYLILQLVSIPEQWGNTLLDKFRYLQSCMCQKISYVHWFEEMMLC, encoded by the coding sequence GTGATTATAAATAGATTTCCTAAAATTGTCAAAGATATCCTGAGCCAACTGCCAAAAAATGATTATCCAGTCTTGAACAGCCGTCTGTTTGTCGAGTGCTGGCTATCTTATGTATTGGACAACAGCTTAACAAGTATGCGAGATGTGTTTAAGCGGTTAAATAATACAGGATATCCCGTAGATATTTCGACTTTCTCAAAAGCTAATTTGCATCGAAGTCAACAACCATTTCAAGAAATTTATGAAAAATTAAATAAGTTAGTCCAACAGGTAAATAACAAAAAATTACACGATAAATATGCTATTTGTCCAATTGATTCTACAATTATTACTTTGACGAGTAAGTTGTTATGGATTTTAGGATTTCATCAGGTAAAACTGTTTAGTTCGCTGAATTTAGCTACAGGAACACCTGAAGATAATTTCATTAATTTTGGGCATAACCATGATTATAATTTTGGTTCAAAAATGCTCTCAAATTTGCCAACGGATGCTGTGGGGGTAATGGACAGGGGGTTTGCCGGATTTAAATTTATCCAAGAATTAGTCCAGGACAAAAAATACTTTGTTCTCCGGATTAAAAACAATTGGAAACTCGAATTTCAAGAGTCAACTGGCTTAATCAAAATTGGCGCATCTCATGATGCTAATGCCTATAGAGTGGTGAGTTTTTGCGATTTAGAAACTCAAACCGAATTTCGGTTAGTGACTAACTTACCTGCTACGGGAGAAACGGCTGTTAGTGATGATGAAATTCGAGATATTTATCGATTACGCTGGAGCGTTGAATTGTTATGGAAGTTTTTGAAGATGCACTTAAAGTTGGATAAATTAATTACCAAAAACCTCAATGGCATCACTATCCAAATTTATACTAGCCTGATTGCTTATCTGATTTTACAGCTTGTCTCTATTCCTGAACAATGGGGTAATACATTATTAGATAAATTTCGCTATCTTCAGTCTTGTATGTGTCAGAAAATCAGTTATGTTCATTGGTTTGAAGAGATGATGTTATGTTGA
- a CDS encoding NYN domain-containing protein produces the protein MLNNLENDSIFTPEQVLENRGRVAIFIDGSNLFYAALQLGIEIDYTKLLCRLTGGSRLLRAFFYTGVDRTNEKQQGFLLWMRRNGYRVIAKDLVQLPDGSKKANLDVEIAVDMMALVDSYDTAVLVSGDGDLAYAVNSVSYRGVRVEVVSLRSMTSDSLINVSDRYIDLEAIKEDIQKTPRQSYPYRPLSGMGFLDDPTDHDGHLEIQDT, from the coding sequence ATGTTGAATAATTTAGAAAACGACTCGATATTTACGCCGGAACAAGTTTTAGAGAATCGAGGCCGAGTCGCTATATTTATTGACGGTTCAAATCTATTTTATGCTGCTTTGCAATTAGGAATTGAAATTGATTACACCAAGTTGTTGTGTCGTTTAACAGGTGGATCTCGGCTGTTGCGGGCTTTTTTCTACACTGGTGTCGATAGAACCAACGAAAAGCAGCAAGGTTTTTTGTTGTGGATGCGTCGGAATGGCTATCGTGTCATTGCTAAAGACTTAGTACAACTCCCGGATGGTTCCAAGAAAGCCAACTTAGATGTCGAAATCGCCGTTGATATGATGGCGTTGGTCGATTCCTATGATACTGCGGTGTTGGTGAGTGGGGATGGCGATTTAGCCTATGCCGTCAATTCTGTAAGCTATCGTGGTGTAAGGGTAGAGGTTGTGAGTTTACGCTCGATGACCAGTGATAGTTTAATTAATGTGAGCGATCGCTACATTGATTTAGAAGCTATCAAAGAAGATATCCAAAAAACACCACGCCAAAGTTACCCCTATCGTCCCTTATCGGGAATGGGTTTTTTGGATGACCCAACAGACCATGACGGACATCTAGAAATTCAGGATACATGA
- a CDS encoding lysophospholipid acyltransferase family protein, with product MSLNSPLDISRLLLATFSTRMFRYYEDRIPRDASLLIVSNHRSFMDAMILMAALSNPIRFACHHYMGQVPILREIVTGQLGCFPLETVENRQQSFFAQSQMLLKSKQMVGVFPEGAEPMVQSTPADAVGEFQRGFAHLALRAGVPDLAILPIAIASLEEVNTTAFPLKLLSLFDPSEPLFNQYGWHPLVIYQRVAVLIGRPYWITNEHQSQYHGKQAKKVISELTQHCHSEIANLLQQGCY from the coding sequence ATGAGTCTAAATAGCCCATTAGACATTTCTCGCTTACTTTTAGCAACTTTTTCCACACGAATGTTTCGCTATTACGAGGATCGCATTCCTCGTGATGCAAGTTTGTTAATAGTGAGCAATCATCGCAGCTTTATGGATGCCATGATTTTAATGGCAGCGTTATCAAATCCGATTCGTTTTGCTTGCCATCACTACATGGGGCAAGTGCCGATTTTGCGCGAAATTGTCACAGGACAATTAGGTTGTTTTCCGTTAGAGACAGTTGAGAATCGTCAGCAAAGCTTTTTTGCCCAGTCCCAGATGCTATTAAAGTCTAAGCAGATGGTAGGCGTTTTTCCAGAAGGCGCTGAACCAATGGTGCAATCGACTCCAGCAGATGCAGTGGGAGAATTTCAGCGCGGATTTGCCCATTTAGCGTTACGAGCTGGCGTACCAGATTTAGCAATTTTACCAATTGCGATCGCCTCTTTAGAAGAAGTCAACACCACAGCTTTTCCCCTAAAACTGTTGAGTTTATTTGACCCTTCCGAACCTTTATTTAACCAATACGGATGGCATCCATTAGTTATATATCAACGGGTAGCTGTACTCATTGGTCGCCCTTATTGGATTACAAACGAGCATCAAAGTCAATATCATGGCAAACAAGCCAAAAAAGTTATATCTGAGCTAACCCAACATTGCCACAGTGAAATTGCAAATTTACTACAACAAGGATGTTATTGA
- the lptC gene encoding LPS export ABC transporter periplasmic protein LptC — protein sequence MKQQGRQITKINFRFLGGITHKSPHFHYLSFLKFQSLKTKWSYLLLTLLLMISLGACGKPLTNSNQNNQDSSPEDSESKLTFFDVTLEQADEVGRPLWTVKAKKARYTKEKEIAQAENPYGELYQDGKIVYQIKADLADIEQDGKRLFLKGKIVATDPTNGVVLQGNEMEWLPKEGLLIVRNQINGRHKQLQAIAQEARVKTREQIAEFIGKVVANSTDPQIKMRTEHLIWQVKQEKLIGDRPLQFERYKNNQITDRGRGNSAEFNLKTKIATIKQNAQADLLEPPVQIIGNSMVWNMNTENIKTNSPVRVFHRAEKMTVTGNQAEMKIPQKTVYVVGNVNAVGQRRQSLKSQNLTWYLDKKLLEAQGNVVYRQASPALTFNGDTAVGNLETDNIVVSGGKTGNRVVTEIIPESPKPRN from the coding sequence ATGAAGCAGCAAGGTAGGCAGATAACAAAAATAAATTTTAGATTTCTGGGGGGAATAACACATAAATCCCCCCACTTTCATTACTTAAGTTTTTTGAAGTTCCAATCACTTAAAACCAAATGGTCTTACCTACTTTTGACTCTACTGTTAATGATCAGTTTAGGGGCTTGTGGTAAACCTTTGACAAACTCCAATCAAAATAATCAAGATTCCTCCCCAGAAGATTCTGAAAGTAAATTAACTTTTTTTGATGTCACCCTAGAACAAGCTGATGAAGTTGGGCGACCGCTTTGGACAGTCAAAGCCAAAAAGGCAAGATACACCAAAGAAAAAGAAATAGCTCAAGCCGAAAATCCTTATGGAGAATTATATCAAGATGGCAAAATAGTTTATCAAATTAAAGCCGACTTAGCAGATATTGAACAAGATGGTAAACGGCTATTTCTCAAAGGTAAAATTGTAGCCACAGATCCTACTAATGGTGTAGTTTTACAAGGTAACGAAATGGAATGGCTACCCAAAGAAGGTTTATTGATTGTGCGTAACCAAATCAATGGTAGGCATAAACAGTTACAAGCAATAGCCCAAGAAGCGCGAGTTAAAACCCGTGAACAAATAGCCGAATTTATCGGTAAAGTCGTTGCTAATTCAACTGATCCCCAAATTAAAATGCGGACAGAACATTTAATTTGGCAGGTTAAACAAGAAAAATTAATTGGCGATCGCCCTTTACAATTTGAACGTTATAAAAATAATCAAATTACCGACCGTGGTCGTGGCAATTCTGCCGAATTTAACTTAAAAACTAAAATCGCTACCATCAAACAAAATGCCCAAGCAGATTTATTAGAACCACCAGTACAAATCATTGGTAACTCGATGGTCTGGAATATGAATACAGAAAATATCAAAACAAATTCTCCTGTGAGGGTATTTCACCGGGCGGAAAAAATGACGGTGACTGGTAATCAAGCTGAGATGAAAATCCCCCAAAAAACAGTTTATGTAGTAGGGAATGTCAACGCCGTTGGTCAGCGTCGTCAGTCTTTAAAGTCTCAGAATTTAACTTGGTATCTTGATAAAAAGTTATTAGAAGCACAGGGAAATGTCGTTTATCGCCAAGCCAGTCCAGCCTTAACATTTAATGGAGATACAGCCGTCGGTAATCTGGAAACCGACAACATTGTTGTCAGTGGTGGGAAAACAGGTAATCGTGTCGTGACAGAAATTATTCCCGAATCACCAAAACCGAGGAACTAA